In Nitratireductor mangrovi, the genomic window GCAGCCCGGCAAGGTGCTGACCTCGATGTTGAAGCGCGTCGACGTCGCCGTCTACAACGCCTTCATGGACGCCAAGAACGGCTCCTTCGAGACCGGCTTCAACGTGCTCGGCCTCGCCGAGGATGGCGTCGGCTATGCCATGGACGAGCACAACAAGGATCTTGTGAACGACGAGATGATCGACGCGGTCGAAAAGGCCAAGGCCGATATCATCTCCGGCGAAATCAAGGTCCACGACTACATGTCGGACAATTCCTGCCCATACTGATCCGGCGCTGCTGGAGACTTCGAAACCGCCGGCATCGCCCGGCGGTTTCTTTTTGGTCTGGTCCGCCATCGCTGCATCGCTGGGCCATTTCGCCCGGCGTCGGCGTCGTTTAGGGAACGCGGCCATGGCTGAAATCGACAACGCGCCGCCCGGCATACCTGAACCTGCGCTGGGCGGAGCGCGACGGGTCGCCGCCCTCGTTCTGCTTCTCATGGCCGGGATCCTCGCCGGGACCCAACTCGGCAAGATTGCACCGCTCATTCCCTGGTATCAGGCCGAAGCCGGGCTGTCGCTCGTCTCCGTTGGTTGGCTGACCTCGACGCTGGGCCTGTTCGTGGCTCTGGCGGCACTTCCGGCTGCCTTCGTCATCGACCGCGTCGGGCTCTATCGTTCCTATGTCTTTTCCGCCGCCGCACTCGCCCTGGGCAGCATCGTGCTTGCGCTCGCGCAATCGCCGGTGGCCGTGATCGGCGCGCGCCTGATCGAGGCCGTCGGCTACCTGGTCATCGTCATCGCCATCCCGGCCCTCCTGGCCGTCCTGGCGCCAGACCGCCTCAGGGCGCCGGCGCTGGCCATCTGGGGCGGCTTCGTGCCGCTCGGCTATGCGGTGGCGGATTTCATGTCGGCCGCCATGCTGCTGGCCTTCACCCCGCAGGCCTTCCTGCTGGCCAGCGCGGGCGCGTTCGCCGTTCTGGCGTTGGCCGGCGCGTTGCTTGCCGCCGGTCTCGGCCCTGCCGGGGATGCGGTCGCGTCGAATTGGGCGCGCGAAACCGGCTCGAACCAGCTGTCGTCGTCCTTCTCATGGCCGGTCATTGCTTTTGCCCTGGCCTTCGGTGCTTACGTCGTCCTTTCCATCGGCTTTTTTACCTTCCTGCCCGCCTTTGTCGCCGAAGGTCCTGCGGTCATGCTTTCGGCCGGGGTGATCGCGCTTCTGGTGCCGATCGGCAATTTTCTTGCCGGGGCGCTGTTGCGCGGCCGTGACGTGCGTTTCGTGGCGGCCCTGATCGCCGGCGGTTTCCTGGTGAGTGCCGTCAGCGCCGTTCCCTTCTTTTCGGCCAGTACTCCGCTGACCGCCACCCTTGCCGCCGCCGTCTTCGCCATCGCCGGCGGGGTTATCGCGGCCGCGGTCTTCGCCGGCGTTCCCTACATCGTACCGGCCGGCGGGTCCGCCGCGATCGTCATCGGTCTCATCGCCCAGTCCGGCGGGCTGGGCACGCTCGCCGGACCGCCCTTTGCCGGCCTTGTCATCGAGCGTTACGGTTGGCCGGGCTTCGGCTGGGCGCTCGCCGTGCTCAGCCTGTGCGGCCTGGCGTGTATCGCGCCACTGCTTTTCGCGAGGAGGAAGCCGGCATGGCAAAGGTGACGGGAATCGGCCGCCTGTTCTTCCGCGCCCGCGATCCGAAGGCGCTTGCCGCCTGGTATCAGACCCATCTCGGTATCGATGACATCGACAGCTTGGTGAGGAGCCAGCAGGCGGAACCGACTGTCCTTCGCGTAGGACACCGACTATTTCGGCCGGCCGGCACAGGCGTGGATGGTCAATTTCTCGACGCGATGATGACGCGTTTGAAGGCGGCCGGTATCGCCGTCGAGACTCGCGCAGACTGGGATTCTGAGGTCGGCCGCTTCTGCCGCATCCACGATCCGGAGGGCAATCCGGTCGAGCTCTGGCAGCCGGCAGGCCCTGCTACCTGACGAGAGGCGCCTTTCCTCAGTCGCCGGCCGGTAAGGTTATGGCGGCGCCTTCGGCGAGTAAAGACCCCTTGGGCGCGGAAAGGTCGGTCGACGCGTCCTCCATCGTGACGCGGTAGCGCGACCCGGGCGCAGGGCCGGCGCCGATATCTGTCGGGAGATGACTGTCCAGCGGCCCAAGTGCCGCCACGGAGCCGTCGTCACGGATAGCCCACAGCATCGGCGTCTTTCCGCCCGCGGCCTCGATGGCGACAAGCGGCCGGAATCGCAGGGCGCCGGAGGCAAGGCCCTCCACAAGTCCGATGGCCTGCCCGCCTCCGTCCTCCAGGACCGTGAGCCGCACCGGCGCCTCGGCCTCTGCGGCGAGGCGCCCGGCAACAAAGCCGACGCCGCAAGCGGCGGCAAGGCAGGCGGCGAGCAGTGCGCCGCGCCAGCCGCCGAGCGCATGCGCAGCTGCCGGAGCAGGCCCGGGCGTTGCGGGCGCCGCCGCTGCAATGGGTGCAGCTTTCATCTGCGGCATGCTGGCGATATCGGACTCCACCAGCCGCCACAAACTCGCGGTCTGCGCCCCGGAACCGAGGCCGTGGCTGCGCAGGCGTTCGGCAAGCCGGATCACCGCGTCGCGGAACGCCGGGTCGCGTTCCAGGTCCTTCTGCGCCCGCTCGCGTTCGGCCTCGTTCATGCGGCCGAGCACGAAATCGCCGGCCCGCGCCATGCGGTCATTATCGCCTGTCATCCGTCCAGCCCGCGACGTGTCTCCGCGCAGAACCTAGAACCATTGTGCGCCGGTTTGAAGCCGAATTGCGCTCCGATCGAATCACCAATGCGGGGGCCTGGTGATGGGGACGTCCGGGGCAGCGCGTTCTTCCAGTGCCAGGAAGCGCTCGGTCATCCGCTCGAGCTGCTTGCGCATCCGCTCGATCAGCTTCCATTGCTCGGCAAGTTCGCCGGAAAGTTCCTCGATCGTGCGCTCCTGCTCGGCCACGATCATCTCAAGCCTGGCGACCCGGTCGTCGTCGCTCATGCCGCGATTCCCTCGAGGGCCTCGCGCAGCGGCCCGGCCAGCGGTTTTGGCCGCCGGCTTGCCCGGTCGACATAGACGTGCACGAAGAAGCCTTCGGCCGCCGCGGCTTGATCGTCATTGCGGAACAGGCCGACCTCGTAGCGCACCGACGAACTGCCGAGCCGCGCTACCCTGATGCCGGCGGTGACGAGGTCCGGAAAGGCGAGCTCGGCGAAATAGCGGCAGCCGGTCTCCACGACGAGGCCGATCTGCTCTCCGGCATGGATATCGAGCACGCCATTTTCGATCAGCCAGCCATTCACGGCGGTGTCGAACAGCGAGTAATGCACGACGTTGTTCATGTGGCCGTAAAGATCGTTGTCCATCCAGCGCGTGGTGATCGGCCGGAAAGCGCGGTAGGCGGAGCGCGTCGAAGGTTCGGAGCGATCAGTCATGGCGCCGGTAACCGTCACCACGCCGCGCGGTAGATCGAAAGCGCATCGGCTTCCAGGACCTCGCGTGGATTGTTGACCAGAAGCCGCGTCTGCTTCATCGCGTCGGTCGCCATTTTCGGCAGATGATCCTCGCCAATGCCGACCTCGCGCAATTGCGCCGGCAGACCGACCTTGCGCGACAGCGCTGCCAGCGCCTCGATGAAGGCGCTGCACCGGCCTTGCGTCCCTTCCTCCGAGGCAAGGTCGGGAAAGGCGTCCGCCGCGATCTCGGCATAAAGATGCGCGGCCTCCGG contains:
- a CDS encoding SlyX family protein translates to MSDDDRVARLEMIVAEQERTIEELSGELAEQWKLIERMRKQLERMTERFLALEERAAPDVPITRPPHW
- a CDS encoding anti-sigma factor domain-containing protein — encoded protein: MTGDNDRMARAGDFVLGRMNEAERERAQKDLERDPAFRDAVIRLAERLRSHGLGSGAQTASLWRLVESDIASMPQMKAAPIAAAAPATPGPAPAAAHALGGWRGALLAACLAAACGVGFVAGRLAAEAEAPVRLTVLEDGGGQAIGLVEGLASGALRFRPLVAIEAAGGKTPMLWAIRDDGSVAALGPLDSHLPTDIGAGPAPGSRYRVTMEDASTDLSAPKGSLLAEGAAITLPAGD
- a CDS encoding acyl-CoA thioesterase, which encodes MTDRSEPSTRSAYRAFRPITTRWMDNDLYGHMNNVVHYSLFDTAVNGWLIENGVLDIHAGEQIGLVVETGCRYFAELAFPDLVTAGIRVARLGSSSVRYEVGLFRNDDQAAAAEGFFVHVYVDRASRRPKPLAGPLREALEGIAA
- a CDS encoding MFS transporter; this encodes MAEIDNAPPGIPEPALGGARRVAALVLLLMAGILAGTQLGKIAPLIPWYQAEAGLSLVSVGWLTSTLGLFVALAALPAAFVIDRVGLYRSYVFSAAALALGSIVLALAQSPVAVIGARLIEAVGYLVIVIAIPALLAVLAPDRLRAPALAIWGGFVPLGYAVADFMSAAMLLAFTPQAFLLASAGAFAVLALAGALLAAGLGPAGDAVASNWARETGSNQLSSSFSWPVIAFALAFGAYVVLSIGFFTFLPAFVAEGPAVMLSAGVIALLVPIGNFLAGALLRGRDVRFVAALIAGGFLVSAVSAVPFFSASTPLTATLAAAVFAIAGGVIAAAVFAGVPYIVPAGGSAAIVIGLIAQSGGLGTLAGPPFAGLVIERYGWPGFGWALAVLSLCGLACIAPLLFARRKPAWQR